The Stigmatella ashevillena genomic sequence GAACGCGGGGAGCATGAGTTCGATCTCGCCATAGAAGGGCCGCGTCAAGCGCAAGTCGCGCACGGTCTGGTCGACCCAGGCTGTGCCGTCGTGGACGCGCAGGGCGAGCTGGACATCTCCCGTGGTGGGGTCCGTGGCATCCCGCTCCAACTGGACGGAGCCGCGCACGAGGCCGGGCTGGATGTGGCTGAAGAAGCCATCGATCGACCCGACGACTTGATAGGCCGAGCCCCTGCTGACGGTCTGCTCCGAGGCGGGGAGCGCATGCTCGAGACCATGGGTGCTGGAGGGGGAGACCTGGAGGGACTGGATCCGCGCGGAGCGGGCGGCGTCCGAGGACCGCTCGGCGCCACAGCCCGACAGCAGGAAGGCGCACAGCGAGAAGACGAGACGGGAGGACGATGACATGAGAAGGCCCTTTGAGGTTTGAGGTCCGGAGCGCACTCCGGCCGAGGAGGCGCTGGTGGACGGAACCCGCCCGGAAATTCTGACCAAGGTTTTCTTGAGCCTGAGGCGCTACATGTTTTCCGTCCCGCTTCAGGGCGGGAGAGGTTCATGGGTTTGCCCCATGCTTGCTCTTCACCCTGGGAAAATGACGCTAGATCTTCCTTATGGCCCAGCGCTTCTTCGACCTCTCCGACGACCTCTATGTTCCCAACCGCTGGCAGCTGGATACTCCCGTCGACAGCCATGGCCGCAAGGTGCACGACTGGGATTTCACGAGAGGGGCGCCCGTGAATGTGGAGAGACGTTTGAAAATTCCCATCGAGACTGCGGGCAGGCCACTGGACTTCTCTGGGGCGGGATTGAGGATCCCCGTCGTCCACGTCAAAGTGGCCTCCATGTTCTCAGAGTTGGCCCCTGGAGACGTGCAACTCATCCCTGCGGATATCGAGGGGCAACCGGATCAGTACCTCGTTCTCGTGGCAACGCGCTTGATCCGTTGCATCGACGAGAAAGCCTCCAAGGTGCAGTTTTGGCGACCCGAGGACGGCCTTCCTGAGAAGGTGGGCCAGTACTGGGCCGTAGATGACCTGCACATCGACAAGTCGAAGGTGGGGAACGCCAAGGTGTTTCGTCCTGAAGGGTGGGAGGTCGTCCTGCTCGTCTCCGAGCAGATCAAGGATGCCTTGGAGAGCATGGGTGCTACCGGCACGAGATTCGAGGAGGTCTAAGCGAGACCAGACCCAAGTTGCCTCCGCCTTGAGTCATGGTCTCCCACACGGCCGGGCGCTCTGCCTACTTGGTCGTGAACGTCAAGCTATAGGCGCCCGTGAATGGGTTCTGCACCGTCGCCACCGCCGCACAGGTCGCGGTGGGCGTGGCCCCAATGCTGAACGTCCAGAGGGAGCTGTTGAGAATCTTGCTCCAGTTGAACCGGCACCCTCCGTAATAGATGACGCCACCATCCACATTTCCGCTGGAGTAGGAGCCATAGATGTCCGTTCCCCCCGCGGCAATCGTGAGCAAGGGGGTGGGGCTCAGATACCCGCTGATGTTGACGGAGGTGCGGGTCACACTCGCGGTTCTGATATTCTTGACGGTGATGTCCGTCACTGGCGCCGCTTGAACCTCGACGGCCCCCAAGAGCAGCGCGACGGCTGGAGCCGCCCACCCTGCCATCATCGCCTGACTGAACTGCTTCACCATTTCATACCCCTCTTGTCCTGCGTGTATCCCGAACACCCTAGCACGCGAGCGCGCATCGGGTTCATTGGCAAGACAAGACACCCGCCGCCACAGCCATCGCCCCACTCAGGCGGAGCCGATGCTCGCCACAGAGTCCAACTCCTCGATTGCATCGTCCGGCAGCGTGCACTCGGCCGCGGCGAGGTTCTCCCGCAGGTGCGCGACAGATGAGGTGCCGGGGATCAGAAGGATGTTGGGCGAGCGGCGAAGCAACCACGCGAGCGCGACCTGCATGGGCGTGGCACCGAGGCGCGCAGCGACGCTGGACAGGGTAGACGACTGCAGCGGCTTGAATCCGCCGAGCGGAAAGAACGGCACATAGGCGATGCCATCCCGGGCAAGCGCGTCGATCAGGGCATCGTCGGCCCGATGCGCCAGATTGTACTGGTTCTGCACGCAGACGATGGGGGTGATCCGGCGAGCTTCCTCGATCTGGGCAGGGGTGACGTTGCTCAGCCCGATGTGACGCACCAAGCCCTTCTGCTGGAGCTCGGCCAGAACCGTGATCGGCGCCTCGATCGACCCCTCGGAGGGTCCATGGATGCTGAACATGCTGCGAAAGTTGACCACGTCGAGCACCTCCAGGCCCAGGTTGCGCAGGTTGTCGTGGACCGCCTGCGTCAGTTCTTCCGGCGAGAAGGCCGGGATCCAAGAGCCATCCTCGCCGCGCCGGGCGCTGATCTTGGTGACGATGGCGAGATCGTCGGGATAGGGCGCGAGCGCTTCGCGGATCAGCCGGTTCGTGATGTGTGGACCGTAGAAGTCGCTGGTGTCGATGTGATTCACCCCGCTCGCGACAGCCTCGCGCAGCACGGCCAAGGCCGCGCCGTGATCCTTGGGCGGGCCGAACACGCCGGGCCCTGCGAGCTGCATGGCGCCGTAGCCGAGCCGCTTCACGGTGCGGCCGCCGAGGGTGAACGTGCCGGACGGGTCGATCCTGGACATGGGCTTCTCTCCTTTTCGTTTGGGACGAAGCACAGATAGACGCTCTCCGTTCTCCCGATAACCGGTACAATCTGCACGGGTTGTGCGGAGTGACGAACAGTGAAGGTTGACCTGGATGATCTGAAAGCCTTCGTGACGGTGGCGCGCGCCAGGGGCTTTCGCGAGGGAGCGCGCGTCAGTGGCAGCAGCGCGTCCGCGCTCAGCGAGGCGGTCCGCCGCCTGGAGGCGCAGCTCGGTGTCAGGCTGCTTCACCGGACGACGCGCAGCGTCATCCCGACCGAAGCGGGTGAGGGTTTGCTGGGGAGGCTTGGCCCCGCGTTGACCGAAATGGAGGCCGCCCTCGACGTGGTGAACGGCTTTCGCGACAGGCCGGCGGGCTCGTTGCGCCTCAATGTGCCGGTCAGCGCAGCGCGGTTGGTGCTGTCCCGCATCGTTCCGCCGTTCCTCGCCGCCTATCCCGACATCCGGCTGGAGGTGATCGCCGAGGACAGCTTTGTCGACGTGCTCGCAGCCGGGTGCGATGCCGGTATCCGCTACGACGACCGGCTGGAACAAGACATGATCGCGGTGCCGATCGGGCCGCGCGTCCAGCGCTTTGCCACCGCCGCTTCCCCGGCTTACCTGGAGCACCATGGCCGGCCAGCACATCCCCGAGACTTGCTCGGCCATGCCTGTCTGCGCAGCCGCTTTTCCAGCGGCACGATGACGCCCTGGGAGTTCGAGCGCGACGGCGAGGTGGTGCGGGTCGATCCGGCGGGGCCGCTGATTGTGCGGGTCGGCGGGGCGACCGATCTCTCCGTCGACGCAGCCATCGCCGGTAGCG encodes the following:
- a CDS encoding aldo/keto reductase family oxidoreductase, with the translated sequence MSRIDPSGTFTLGGRTVKRLGYGAMQLAGPGVFGPPKDHGAALAVLREAVASGVNHIDTSDFYGPHITNRLIREALAPYPDDLAIVTKISARRGEDGSWIPAFSPEELTQAVHDNLRNLGLEVLDVVNFRSMFSIHGPSEGSIEAPITVLAELQQKGLVRHIGLSNVTPAQIEEARRITPIVCVQNQYNLAHRADDALIDALARDGIAYVPFFPLGGFKPLQSSTLSSVAARLGATPMQVALAWLLRRSPNILLIPGTSSVAHLRENLAAAECTLPDDAIEELDSVASIGSA
- a CDS encoding LysR family transcriptional regulator; this translates as MKVDLDDLKAFVTVARARGFREGARVSGSSASALSEAVRRLEAQLGVRLLHRTTRSVIPTEAGEGLLGRLGPALTEMEAALDVVNGFRDRPAGSLRLNVPVSAARLVLSRIVPPFLAAYPDIRLEVIAEDSFVDVLAAGCDAGIRYDDRLEQDMIAVPIGPRVQRFATAASPAYLEHHGRPAHPRDLLGHACLRSRFSSGTMTPWEFERDGEVVRVDPAGPLIVRVGGATDLSVDAAIAGSGIVYLFEDWLRPHLESGALEPVLESWWQRFSGPFLYYPGRRLVPAPLRAFIDFIMAAADPP
- a CDS encoding imm11 family protein, which encodes MAQRFFDLSDDLYVPNRWQLDTPVDSHGRKVHDWDFTRGAPVNVERRLKIPIETAGRPLDFSGAGLRIPVVHVKVASMFSELAPGDVQLIPADIEGQPDQYLVLVATRLIRCIDEKASKVQFWRPEDGLPEKVGQYWAVDDLHIDKSKVGNAKVFRPEGWEVVLLVSEQIKDALESMGATGTRFEEV